The following are from one region of the Tachysurus fulvidraco isolate hzauxx_2018 chromosome 15, HZAU_PFXX_2.0, whole genome shotgun sequence genome:
- the farsa gene encoding phenylalanine--tRNA ligase alpha subunit — protein MADTGLLESLLRLVEKVDGGVDSQDVAGSLSVDHQVVVGAVKSIQSLGEVIDAEQRSSKHWELTGEGREIAEHGSHEARVFNAIPEEGMPQSQLMKLASGKVGFSKAMSNKWIRVDKSHAGGPRVFRTVERIEDTVREKLHLVQKGQSSQLEEKEKNELKKRKLLTEVTVKSYWITKGSNFSTTITKQETELTPEMISSGSWKEKKFKPYNFEAMGVAPDCGHLHPLMKVRTQFRQIFLEMGFTEMPTNNFIESSFWNFDSLFQPQQHPARDQHDTFFLSDPAVAHKFPKDYLERVKKVHTEGGYGSQGYKYDWKIEEAQKNILRTHTTAVSARMLYRLAQQEKFTPVKYFSIDRVFRNETLDATHLAEFHQIEGVVADYGLTLGDLMGVLHQFFTKLGITKLRFKPAYNPYTEPSMEVFSYHEGLKKWVEVGNSGVFRPEMLLPMGLPADVSVIAWGLSLERPTMIKYGINNIRELVGHKVNLQMVYDSPVCRLES, from the exons ATGGCGGACACCGGTCTATTAGAATCGCTCCTGCGACTGGTGGAGAAGGTCGACGGTGGTGTTGACAGCCAGGATGTGGCGGGCAGCCTCTCAGTGGACCACCAGGTCGTTGTTGGAGCTGTAAAAAGTATCCAGTCGCTCGGGGAG GTAATTGATGCAGAACAGCGCTCCTCCAAGCATTGGGAGCTGACTGGAGAAGGGCGTGAGATAGCTGAGCATGGAAGCCATGAAGCCCGGGTGTTTAACGCCATCCCAGAGGAGGGAATGCCTCAGAGCCAGCTAATG AAACTGGCCAGTGGGAAAGTGGGCTTTAGCAAGGCCATGTCCAACAAATGGATCCGTGTGGATAAAAGTCATGCGGGAGGCCCCAGAGTGTTCAGAACA GTGGAGAGAATCGAGGACACGGTGAGAGAGAAACTGCACCTAGTGCAGAAGGGTCAGTCATCTCAActggaggagaaagagaagaacgAACTGAAGAAACGGAAACTTCTGACAGAGGT TACAGTGAAGTCCTACTGGATCACCAAAGGCAGCAACTTCAGCACCACCATCACCAAACAGGAGACTGAACTGACTCCAGAGATGATATCTAG tgGAAGTTGGAAGGAGAAGAAGTTCAAGCCCTATAACTTTGAGGCAATGGGTGTGGCTCCAGACTGTGGTCATTTGCACCCACTGATGAAGGTGCGGACGCAGTTCAGACAGATCTTCCTGGAGATGGG GTTCACAGAGATGCCCACAAATAACTTTATCGAGAGTTCTTTCTGGAACTTTGACTCTCTGTTCCAGCCACAGCAGCATCCAGCTAGAGATCAGCACGACACCTTCTTCCTGTCTG ATCCTGCGGTTGCTCATAAATTTCCCAAAGATTACCTTGAAAGGGTGAAAAAGGTCCACACTGAGGGAGGATATGGGTCACAGGG GTACAAGTACGACTGGAAGATCGAGGAAGCTCAGAAGAACATCCTCCGTACACACACGACAGCTGTGAGCGCACGAATGCTCTACAGACTAGCCCAGCAG GAGAAGTTCACACCAGTGAAGTACTTCTCTATAGACCGTGTGTTTCGTAACGAGACGCTGGACGCCACTCACCTGGCAGAGTTCCATCAGATCGAGGGTGTGGTGGCTGATTACGGTCTGACGCTGGGCGACCTGATGGGGGTTCTGCATCAGTTCTTCACCAAACTAG GTATAACTAAATTGCGTTTCAAGCCAGCTTACAACCCTTACACTGAGCCCAGCATGGAGGTGTTCAGCTATCATGAAG GATTAAAGAAATGGGTAGAGGTTGGGAACTCTGGAGTCTTCAGACCTGAGATGCTGCTGCCTATGGGATTACCAGCGGATGTGTCTGTCATTGCCTGGGGGCTTTCTTTAGAGAG GCCCACCATGATCAAGTACGGCATCAACAACATCCGTGAGCTTGTGGGGCACAAAGTAAACCTGCAGATGGTCTATGACAGCCCAGTGTGTCGCCTGGAGTCTTAA